One genomic window of Streptomyces spiramyceticus includes the following:
- a CDS encoding DUF4360 domain-containing protein — MPRTLSHALFACGATAAVLAATLLAPATSTAAEGSIVAPPDKIVIEIATVNGSGCPAGTAAIAVAPDNTAFTVTYSEYLAQVGLGAKPTDFRKNCQLNLIVHVPHGFTYAVASADYRGYAHLEPGATAVQKASYYFQGSPDTAAATHPFRGPYDNNWHATDETDWGQLVWAPCGVKRNFNINTELRVNAGTSDPAKTNSFIAMDSTDGDIKTIYRLAWKECRA; from the coding sequence ATGCCCAGAACCCTGTCCCACGCGTTATTCGCCTGCGGCGCGACCGCGGCCGTCCTCGCGGCGACCCTCCTCGCACCGGCCACGTCCACCGCGGCGGAGGGCTCCATCGTCGCGCCGCCCGACAAGATCGTCATCGAGATCGCGACCGTCAACGGATCGGGCTGCCCCGCAGGCACCGCCGCCATAGCCGTCGCCCCCGACAACACGGCCTTCACCGTTACGTACAGCGAGTACCTCGCCCAGGTCGGCCTCGGCGCGAAGCCCACCGACTTCCGCAAGAACTGCCAGCTCAACCTGATCGTGCATGTCCCGCACGGCTTCACCTACGCCGTCGCCAGCGCCGACTACCGCGGCTACGCGCACCTGGAGCCGGGTGCCACTGCCGTTCAGAAGGCGTCGTACTACTTCCAGGGCTCGCCCGACACGGCAGCCGCGACGCATCCGTTCCGCGGCCCGTACGACAACAACTGGCATGCGACGGACGAGACCGACTGGGGCCAGCTCGTCTGGGCGCCGTGCGGCGTGAAGCGCAACTTCAATATCAACACCGAGCTGCGGGTCAATGCCGGCACCTCCGACCCGGCCAAGACAAACAGCTTCATCGCCATGGACTCGACGGACGGCGACATCAAGACCATCTACCGGCTCGCCTGGAAGGAGTGCCGGGCCTAG
- a CDS encoding lysyl oxidase family protein yields the protein MTRSHPVRPWRPALAAAVAVAVTAGVVAAAPDADKARAQDRPTPKLSLIAASTSVTLDSWKEFPGVYLDLGTYVTADSGPLELKVTRKSYKDPVVAKQIIREGTTVRTKTLPEGLVKDFSGLPDFAQVKVTDAAGRTVVNKSEAFCPNNASGRIRPDAPAKSKYPESCPENPFTLGSVWGVENGWASNTYAGYNSEPIALPAGKYTAKVSVKKRYRDLFGMENKPQTIKVTVRERSQEGGAGRSAAMKHGSHSAGHSGHGAMRAPAPAPATSGAGPSYNVGHGPHTPAPPALPWALKKAGLRAAKVGDGAGQTDGSRQAPAVKPNAKRPTGSPTVPDVPKPDLRSLPAYGITIGRGDNDTPGKDYLAFSANVWNAGPAQLVVDGFRAPGKKLMDAYQYFYDANGKQVGYTPTGTMEWDPRPGHEHWHFTDFASYRLLKADQKESVRSGKEAFCLANTDAVDYTVKNANWHPGNTDLSTACGQESSISVREVLDVGSGDTYTQDLPGQSFDITNVPNGTYYIQVLANPEKRLKETNLKNNSALRKVVLGGRPGARTVTVPAHDLVNAN from the coding sequence ATGACCAGATCCCACCCAGTCCGTCCATGGCGTCCGGCGCTCGCTGCCGCTGTGGCGGTCGCCGTGACCGCCGGCGTCGTCGCCGCCGCGCCCGACGCCGACAAGGCACGGGCGCAGGACAGGCCCACGCCGAAGCTGAGCCTGATCGCCGCCTCGACATCGGTGACCCTCGACTCGTGGAAGGAGTTCCCGGGCGTCTACCTGGACCTCGGTACGTACGTCACTGCCGACAGCGGACCCCTCGAACTCAAGGTGACCCGTAAGTCCTACAAGGACCCGGTCGTCGCCAAGCAGATCATTCGTGAGGGGACGACGGTCCGGACCAAAACCCTTCCCGAGGGCCTAGTGAAGGACTTCTCGGGGCTGCCGGACTTCGCCCAGGTCAAGGTCACCGACGCGGCCGGCAGGACTGTGGTGAACAAGTCCGAGGCCTTCTGTCCGAACAACGCCTCCGGCCGGATACGCCCCGATGCCCCGGCCAAGTCGAAGTACCCCGAGAGCTGCCCCGAGAACCCGTTCACGCTCGGTTCGGTGTGGGGCGTCGAGAACGGCTGGGCGTCCAACACGTACGCGGGCTACAACTCCGAGCCGATCGCCCTGCCGGCCGGGAAGTACACCGCCAAGGTGTCCGTGAAGAAGCGCTACCGCGATCTGTTCGGCATGGAGAACAAGCCTCAGACGATCAAGGTGACCGTGCGCGAGCGCAGCCAGGAGGGCGGCGCGGGCAGGTCGGCCGCCATGAAGCACGGATCGCACTCGGCCGGGCACTCCGGTCACGGTGCGATGCGCGCACCCGCGCCCGCACCTGCGACGAGCGGGGCCGGTCCGTCGTACAACGTGGGCCACGGGCCCCACACCCCCGCACCGCCGGCTCTGCCGTGGGCGCTCAAGAAGGCGGGCCTCAGGGCGGCGAAGGTCGGTGACGGGGCCGGGCAGACGGACGGTTCGCGGCAGGCGCCGGCGGTGAAGCCCAACGCGAAGCGGCCGACCGGCTCGCCGACGGTGCCCGATGTGCCCAAGCCCGACCTCCGTTCGCTGCCCGCGTACGGCATCACCATCGGTCGCGGAGACAACGACACTCCGGGCAAGGACTACCTGGCCTTCAGCGCCAATGTGTGGAACGCGGGTCCCGCGCAGCTGGTGGTTGACGGCTTCCGCGCTCCGGGCAAGAAGCTGATGGACGCCTACCAGTACTTCTACGACGCCAATGGCAAGCAGGTCGGCTACACACCGACCGGCACCATGGAGTGGGACCCCCGCCCGGGCCACGAGCACTGGCACTTCACCGACTTCGCCAGCTACCGGCTGCTCAAGGCCGACCAGAAAGAGTCCGTGCGCAGTGGCAAGGAGGCTTTCTGCCTGGCCAACACCGATGCCGTGGACTACACGGTGAAGAACGCCAACTGGCACCCGGGCAACACCGACCTGTCCACCGCGTGCGGCCAGGAGAGCTCGATTTCCGTACGTGAGGTGCTCGACGTCGGCTCCGGCGACACGTACACCCAGGACCTTCCCGGCCAGTCGTTCGACATCACCAATGTGCCGAACGGCACCTACTACATCCAGGTGCTGGCCAACCCCGAGAAGCGGCTCAAGGAGACCAACCTCAAGAACAACAGCGCGCTGCGCAAGGTCGTCCTGGGCGGCCGACCGGGCGCTCGTACGGTGACCGTGCCTGCTCATGATCTGGTGAACGCCAACTGA
- a CDS encoding SpoIIE family protein phosphatase, giving the protein MSVAVFGIDDDDLVCYWGPGARDLFGYDSSAVLSQPGAVLFPDASGGASASCARMLERGRTLGYWRGRLAARHRDGTVFDCGFRVFPVSGAQGRSVVMGLASRSEELDRVKTNLAFLDALFETCPIGLVMLDPDLRYVHLNQALADMDGLPIEAHLGRHMDEIMVMSDGGEYERVLRAVAAGGRPVVGMLVGMRTRGRPDRDQVRSVSFFPLSQAVGSRPGVGGLMVDVTDREQAILEATAGRQRLALLDRAAARIGTTLDVNLTAQELVETVVPGFCDGSVVEVVEWADETELFDPELPLVTRRIASGTILPPPATELVSGAETVTYPPGSVIHEMLRTGRPISAEVKEFLARTVSDEARARLLAESGLSCILVAPLIARGTVQGIAMFGRSAARPPYTQDDLSLAGELASRAAICLDNARLYSRVQDIALTLQRALLPSALATSPYVHMAHRYVPGSRITEVGGDWYDVINLPDDRVVLVVGDVMGHGVPAAAAMGRLRITTKALARHDREPDDLLAELDACAQDAGIELATCLYIVYDPKTGRARIASAGHPPPLVVHPDGRVETIDDVLGVPLGVGGFPFRTTEIELPENATLALYTDGLIEARGRDIEAGLGRLRTELARDQGSLEATADRILENLLPDPPTDDTVLVLARVHRHTTS; this is encoded by the coding sequence GTGTCTGTCGCCGTCTTCGGCATCGACGACGACGATCTTGTCTGTTACTGGGGGCCCGGCGCGCGGGACCTCTTCGGGTACGACTCCTCCGCCGTCCTGTCCCAGCCCGGCGCCGTTCTCTTCCCCGACGCGTCCGGCGGCGCCTCCGCATCGTGCGCCCGGATGCTGGAGCGAGGCCGCACCCTGGGCTACTGGCGCGGCCGGCTGGCGGCGCGGCATCGCGACGGCACGGTCTTCGACTGCGGCTTCCGGGTCTTTCCCGTCTCCGGCGCGCAGGGGCGCTCGGTGGTCATGGGCCTGGCGAGCCGCAGCGAGGAGCTCGACCGTGTCAAGACGAACCTCGCCTTCCTCGACGCCCTCTTCGAGACCTGCCCCATCGGCCTGGTCATGCTCGACCCCGACCTCCGGTACGTGCACCTCAACCAGGCGCTCGCCGACATGGACGGCCTCCCGATCGAGGCGCACCTCGGGCGGCACATGGACGAGATCATGGTCATGTCCGACGGCGGCGAGTACGAGCGCGTCCTCCGCGCCGTTGCCGCGGGCGGCCGGCCCGTCGTGGGGATGCTGGTGGGCATGCGTACACGGGGCCGTCCGGACCGGGACCAGGTGCGGTCGGTGAGCTTCTTCCCTCTGAGCCAGGCGGTCGGCTCGCGGCCCGGAGTGGGCGGGCTGATGGTGGACGTGACCGACCGGGAGCAGGCCATCCTGGAGGCGACCGCAGGCCGTCAGCGGCTGGCTCTGCTGGACCGTGCCGCCGCCCGGATCGGCACCACCCTGGATGTGAACCTCACGGCCCAGGAGCTGGTCGAAACGGTAGTCCCGGGCTTCTGCGACGGCTCGGTCGTAGAGGTCGTGGAGTGGGCGGACGAGACCGAGCTGTTCGATCCGGAGCTGCCGCTGGTCACCCGCCGGATTGCCTCCGGGACGATCCTGCCGCCTCCTGCCACCGAACTCGTGAGCGGAGCGGAGACCGTGACGTACCCGCCCGGATCCGTCATCCACGAAATGCTGCGAACCGGACGCCCCATATCCGCCGAAGTGAAGGAGTTCCTGGCCCGGACCGTCTCCGACGAGGCACGCGCGAGGCTGCTGGCCGAGAGCGGCTTGTCGTGCATCCTCGTCGCCCCGCTCATCGCCAGGGGCACCGTCCAGGGAATCGCCATGTTCGGCCGGTCCGCGGCCCGGCCGCCCTACACCCAGGACGATCTCAGCCTCGCCGGCGAGCTCGCCTCACGCGCCGCGATCTGCCTGGACAATGCGCGTCTGTACAGCCGCGTACAGGACATCGCGCTCACGCTCCAGCGCGCGCTGCTGCCCAGCGCACTGGCCACCAGCCCGTACGTGCACATGGCCCACCGGTACGTGCCCGGCAGCCGCATCACCGAAGTCGGCGGCGACTGGTACGACGTCATCAACCTGCCCGACGACCGGGTCGTCCTCGTGGTGGGCGACGTAATGGGACACGGCGTGCCGGCCGCCGCCGCCATGGGTCGGCTCCGCATCACCACCAAGGCCCTGGCCAGGCACGACCGCGAACCGGACGACCTCCTCGCCGAGCTCGACGCGTGCGCCCAGGATGCCGGCATCGAGCTGGCGACATGCCTCTACATCGTCTACGACCCGAAGACCGGCCGAGCCCGCATCGCCAGCGCCGGGCACCCCCCGCCCCTGGTCGTCCACCCGGACGGCAGAGTCGAGACCATCGACGACGTCCTGGGAGTCCCCCTGGGCGTCGGCGGCTTCCCCTTCAGGACGACCGAGATCGAACTCCCCGAAAACGCCACCCTCGCCCTGTACACCGACGGCCTCATCGAGGCGCGCGGCCGGGACATCGAGGCCGGTCTGGGCAGGCTGCGCACCGAACTGGCCCGGGATCAGGGGTCGTTGGAAGCGACAGCGGACCGCATCCTTGAGAACCTGCTGCCCGACCCCCCGACCGACGACACGGTCCTGGTCCTGGCCCGCGTCCACCGGCACACAACTTCCTGA
- a CDS encoding SpoIIE family protein phosphatase/ATP-binding protein: MAGRNRRPRSVLRMRTVAGQVFLLQVAIVVLLVAAAIAVLVLQSRTDSEREARNRSVAVAETFANAPGIEEALNSPDPTAVLQPRAEEARKRSGVDFIVVLNPDGTRYTHPLPDRIGKKFVGNLEPALAGRVVTEKITGTIGPLVQAQVPITGSDGAVIGVVSAGITIEKVSGVVEEQIPLLLGSAAGVLLLATGGTALVSRRLRRQTGGLGPAEMTRMYEHHDAVLHAVREGVLIVGGDGRLLLANDEARRLLDLPAEVEGAQVADLGLDPETARLLASGRIATDEVHPVGDRLLAVNQRTTDQHGGPPGSVTTLRDTTELQALTGRADLARGRLKLLYDAGMEIGTTLDVVRTCEELAEFAAARFADYATVDLVEAVLRGEEPTATGAGAGTDMRRTAFSGVRDDTALYPLGELIRFVPSTPLSSGLAKGEAILEADLTAFSGWQEQDPERAQQLVEYGLHSMIAVPLRARGVVLGLAMFWRSAKPEPFEEEDLSVAEELVARAAVSVDNARRYTREHTMAVTLQRSLLPRGLPEQNAIDVAYRYLPAQAGLGGLGGVGGDWFDIIPLPGARVALVVGDVVGHGLHAAATMGRLRTAVHNFSTLDLPPDELLWHLDELVVRIDQDEGGDDADAGVTGATCLYAIYDPVTGHCTMARAGHLQPAIVRPDGRTVFADVPGGPPLGLGGLPFETLDLHLPENSRLVLYTDGLVEDRDRDIDEGLALLRRTLDDHADRTPEETCEAVLGALLPERQRDDIALLVSRTRVLDAGQVADWDVPPDPSSVSKVRAAVSRKLAEWDLEEEAYTTELILSELVTNAIRYATGPIRVRLIHDRSLICEVSDHSSTSPHLRQAATTDEGGRGLFLVAQFADRWGTRYTADGKVIWTEQPLGGDQPPDLASAYGL, from the coding sequence ATGGCCGGACGCAACCGCCGCCCGCGCTCGGTTCTGAGGATGCGAACTGTCGCTGGCCAGGTCTTTCTCCTGCAGGTGGCGATCGTGGTCCTGCTCGTCGCTGCCGCCATCGCGGTGCTCGTACTGCAGTCCCGGACCGACAGCGAACGCGAGGCGCGCAACCGGTCGGTCGCCGTGGCCGAGACCTTTGCGAATGCACCCGGCATCGAAGAAGCGCTGAACAGCCCCGACCCGACCGCGGTGCTGCAGCCGCGCGCCGAGGAGGCCCGTAAGCGTTCCGGAGTCGACTTCATCGTCGTGCTGAACCCGGACGGAACCCGCTACACCCACCCCTTGCCCGACCGGATCGGCAAGAAGTTCGTCGGCAATCTGGAGCCCGCGCTCGCCGGCCGCGTCGTCACCGAGAAGATCACCGGGACCATCGGGCCCCTCGTGCAGGCCCAGGTTCCCATCACCGGCAGCGACGGCGCGGTCATCGGTGTGGTCTCCGCCGGGATCACCATCGAGAAGGTCAGCGGCGTCGTCGAAGAGCAGATTCCCCTGCTGCTCGGTTCCGCCGCAGGGGTGCTGCTCCTCGCCACCGGCGGGACGGCCCTGGTGAGCAGGCGGTTGCGCCGCCAGACCGGCGGCCTCGGTCCCGCGGAGATGACTCGGATGTACGAGCACCACGACGCGGTCCTGCACGCCGTACGGGAGGGCGTGCTCATCGTCGGCGGCGACGGACGGCTGCTGCTCGCCAACGACGAGGCACGCAGGCTGCTCGATCTGCCGGCCGAGGTGGAAGGGGCCCAGGTCGCCGATCTGGGGCTCGACCCGGAGACCGCCCGGCTGCTCGCCTCCGGAAGGATCGCGACCGACGAGGTCCATCCGGTCGGAGACCGCCTGCTCGCCGTCAACCAGCGGACCACGGACCAGCACGGCGGGCCGCCCGGCAGCGTCACGACGCTGCGGGACACCACCGAGCTTCAGGCACTCACCGGCAGGGCCGACTTGGCGCGGGGGCGTCTGAAGCTGTTGTACGACGCCGGGATGGAGATCGGCACCACCCTCGATGTGGTGCGGACGTGCGAGGAGCTGGCGGAGTTCGCCGCGGCCCGTTTCGCCGACTACGCCACCGTCGATCTGGTGGAGGCCGTACTGCGCGGCGAGGAACCGACGGCCACGGGGGCCGGCGCCGGCACGGACATGCGCCGTACGGCTTTCAGCGGCGTCCGCGATGACACCGCGCTCTACCCGCTCGGCGAGCTGATCCGCTTCGTGCCGTCCACGCCGCTGAGTTCCGGCCTCGCGAAGGGCGAGGCAATCCTTGAGGCGGATCTGACCGCCTTCTCCGGCTGGCAGGAACAGGATCCGGAGCGGGCACAGCAGCTCGTCGAGTACGGCCTCCACTCGATGATCGCGGTTCCGCTGCGCGCCCGCGGTGTCGTCCTGGGCCTGGCGATGTTCTGGCGCTCGGCGAAACCAGAGCCGTTCGAGGAGGAGGATCTCTCCGTCGCCGAGGAGCTCGTCGCGCGCGCCGCGGTGAGCGTCGACAACGCACGCCGCTACACGCGCGAGCACACCATGGCGGTGACACTGCAGCGCAGCCTGCTGCCGCGCGGCCTGCCGGAGCAGAACGCCATCGACGTGGCTTACCGGTATCTGCCCGCACAGGCCGGGCTCGGCGGGCTCGGTGGTGTCGGCGGGGACTGGTTCGACATCATCCCGCTGCCCGGCGCCCGCGTGGCGCTCGTCGTGGGCGACGTCGTGGGCCACGGGCTCCATGCCGCCGCCACCATGGGCCGGCTGCGTACCGCGGTCCACAACTTCTCCACCCTGGACCTGCCGCCCGACGAACTGCTGTGGCACCTCGACGAGCTGGTCGTCCGTATCGACCAGGACGAGGGCGGCGACGACGCGGACGCGGGTGTCACCGGAGCCACCTGCCTGTACGCGATCTACGATCCGGTGACCGGGCACTGCACCATGGCGCGGGCCGGCCACCTCCAGCCCGCGATCGTCCGGCCGGACGGCAGGACGGTCTTCGCCGATGTGCCCGGCGGCCCTCCGCTCGGGCTCGGCGGCCTGCCCTTCGAAACGCTGGACCTGCATCTGCCCGAGAACAGCCGCCTGGTCCTGTACACGGACGGGCTCGTCGAGGACCGGGACCGGGACATCGACGAGGGTCTGGCGCTCCTGCGTCGTACGCTCGACGACCACGCCGACCGGACACCGGAGGAGACCTGCGAGGCCGTGCTCGGCGCGCTGCTGCCCGAGCGCCAGCGCGACGACATCGCACTGCTGGTCAGCCGTACCCGCGTGCTCGACGCCGGCCAGGTGGCCGACTGGGACGTGCCGCCCGACCCTTCGTCAGTGTCCAAGGTACGGGCCGCGGTCTCCCGCAAGCTGGCCGAATGGGACCTGGAGGAGGAGGCGTACACCACCGAGCTGATCCTCAGCGAACTGGTCACCAACGCCATCCGCTACGCCACGGGGCCGATCCGCGTACGGCTGATCCATGACCGCAGTCTGATCTGCGAGGTCTCCGACCACAGCAGCACCTCTCCGCACCTGCGGCAGGCGGCGACCACCGACGAGGGAGGCCGAGGGCTGTTCCTCGTCGCGCAGTTCGCCGACCGCTGGGGGACCCGGTACACCGCGGACGGCAAGGTCATCTGGACGGAGCAGCCGCTGGGGGGCGACCAGCCGCCGGACCTCGCGAGTGCGTACGGGTTGTGA
- a CDS encoding cold-shock protein: MATGTVKWFNAEKGFGFIEQDGGGPDVFVHYSAIASSGYRELNEGQKVQFDVTQGPKGPQAENVTPA, translated from the coding sequence ATGGCCACCGGCACTGTGAAGTGGTTCAACGCGGAAAAGGGCTTCGGGTTCATCGAGCAGGACGGCGGCGGACCGGACGTATTCGTGCACTACTCGGCCATCGCCAGTAGCGGATACCGCGAGCTCAACGAGGGACAAAAGGTCCAGTTCGACGTCACACAAGGACCCAAGGGCCCGCAGGCAGAAAACGTCACGCCCGCCTGA
- a CDS encoding RICIN domain-containing protein — MITNHAHTNYLIPDDGVGNNGTYLQVYYRADHPYPRAFQFEAVSGEDRVFHWKSARTGTCAEATGDAGTYVYMRNCTTNKAQWWRLSYISGTERWVLSPYLAEGVAVTGTFGDDNVAPLRELPSRDTATASQQWHFTPQ; from the coding sequence GTGATCACCAATCACGCGCACACCAACTACCTGATCCCCGACGACGGCGTCGGCAACAATGGCACCTATCTTCAGGTGTACTACCGGGCCGACCATCCCTACCCGCGTGCGTTCCAGTTCGAGGCCGTGAGTGGCGAGGACCGGGTCTTCCATTGGAAGAGCGCCAGGACCGGCACCTGCGCCGAGGCCACCGGCGACGCCGGCACCTACGTATACATGCGCAACTGCACCACGAATAAGGCCCAGTGGTGGAGGCTCAGTTACATCAGCGGCACGGAGAGGTGGGTCCTCAGCCCCTACTTGGCAGAGGGCGTCGCCGTAACCGGCACATTCGGCGATGACAACGTCGCGCCCCTGCGTGAACTGCCCAGCCGCGACACAGCAACCGCCTCTCAGCAGTGGCACTTCACCCCGCAATAG
- a CDS encoding serine hydrolase domain-containing protein: MSIKQRRITHRAATGLLTLTVALLAALLPPTGSVAAAQPSPLQRDADALRDAGVTGVAVRLETPHGVRTVRSGVGDLSTGSPVPKDGYVRIGSTTKTFVATVLLQLVGEGRLSLSDTVDTWLPGVVRGKGNDGRRITLRQLLQHTSGLPDYTKDVVPDLSARGYREHRWTTYTSEQRIAFAMNHPPAFEPGARWEYSNTNYVLAGMVIKAVTGHSWEQEVRARILRPLRLTHTLAPGNWPFLPRPHARNYQQFEPGATMTDATVAYLPFDGDADGALISTTADTDRFFTALVRGELLAPAQLAEMQRTVSVPDDHGAPAGTRDGLGLNWTPLSCGGGYWGHSGNGFGYMVWPAATPDGRAAVTVSVHSRPGDQDTATSQIRGITDLVDHALCAARQDGSR; the protein is encoded by the coding sequence ATGTCGATCAAGCAGCGTCGGATCACCCACCGGGCAGCGACCGGTCTCCTCACACTCACTGTCGCGCTCCTCGCGGCGCTTCTCCCACCGACCGGATCGGTGGCCGCCGCCCAGCCCTCCCCGCTGCAACGGGACGCCGATGCGCTGCGCGACGCCGGGGTCACCGGCGTCGCCGTCAGGCTCGAAACGCCCCACGGCGTGCGTACCGTCCGCAGCGGGGTCGGTGATCTCAGCACCGGGTCGCCTGTGCCGAAGGACGGGTACGTGAGGATCGGCAGTACCACCAAAACGTTTGTCGCCACCGTGCTGCTTCAGCTCGTTGGTGAGGGGCGGCTGTCACTCAGCGACACAGTGGACACATGGTTGCCCGGGGTGGTCCGTGGCAAGGGAAACGACGGGCGCCGAATCACACTGCGCCAGCTTCTCCAACACACCAGCGGGTTACCCGACTACACCAAGGACGTCGTTCCGGATCTCAGCGCCCGGGGATACCGAGAGCACCGCTGGACGACGTACACCTCCGAGCAGCGGATCGCCTTCGCGATGAATCACCCGCCCGCCTTCGAGCCCGGTGCGCGCTGGGAGTACTCCAACACCAACTACGTCCTCGCCGGCATGGTGATCAAGGCCGTTACGGGCCACTCCTGGGAGCAGGAGGTCCGGGCCCGGATCCTGCGCCCGCTGCGGCTCACGCACACGCTCGCACCAGGCAACTGGCCGTTCCTGCCCCGCCCGCACGCCCGCAATTACCAACAGTTCGAGCCGGGCGCGACGATGACCGACGCCACAGTCGCGTACCTGCCCTTCGACGGGGATGCCGACGGGGCACTGATCAGCACCACGGCGGACACCGACAGGTTCTTCACTGCGCTGGTGCGAGGGGAGTTGCTGGCCCCCGCCCAGCTCGCGGAGATGCAGCGGACCGTCAGTGTGCCCGATGACCACGGCGCTCCTGCGGGCACGCGCGACGGTCTCGGCCTCAACTGGACGCCGCTGTCCTGCGGCGGCGGGTACTGGGGACACAGCGGCAACGGTTTCGGTTACATGGTGTGGCCCGCCGCGACGCCGGACGGGCGGGCCGCCGTGACCGTCTCCGTACACAGCAGGCCCGGGGACCAGGACACGGCCACCAGCCAGATACGAGGCATCACCGACCTGGTCGACCACGCGTTGTGCGCCGCACGCCAGGACGGCAGCCGGTGA
- a CDS encoding DJ-1/PfpI family protein, translating into MTNSTTRRALLRGTVATAALATAGVTQAGVAHAERPGGAGPAIGILLYDGYSLLDPTGPAEVLSRLPGANVTMIAERRGPVRTDTGDVAVMAERSIAEVNRLDVLLVPGAGNRGTVGAMENQALLSWIRRIDRHSQWTASVCTGTLVLAAAGLLKGRQATTYWASADYLRSEFDVTYLPQRYVRSGKIITAAGVSAGLDMALYLASLIAGETTAKAIQLAIEYDPHPPFNSGKRSRRRP; encoded by the coding sequence ATGACGAATTCGACGACACGCAGGGCCCTCCTCCGCGGGACCGTGGCCACCGCCGCGCTCGCCACCGCAGGCGTCACCCAAGCCGGTGTCGCACACGCCGAACGGCCGGGTGGTGCGGGGCCGGCCATCGGCATCCTGCTGTACGACGGCTACAGCCTGCTGGACCCCACCGGCCCCGCCGAGGTGCTGTCCCGGCTGCCGGGTGCGAACGTGACGATGATCGCCGAGCGGCGAGGACCGGTCCGTACGGACACGGGGGACGTGGCCGTAATGGCCGAGCGATCCATCGCCGAGGTCAATCGCCTGGACGTCCTGCTCGTGCCCGGCGCCGGCAACCGCGGCACGGTCGGGGCCATGGAGAATCAGGCGCTGCTGAGCTGGATCCGCCGAATCGACCGGCACAGCCAGTGGACGGCCTCCGTCTGCACCGGGACGCTGGTGCTCGCCGCGGCGGGCCTCCTGAAGGGGCGACAGGCAACGACGTACTGGGCCTCCGCCGACTACCTGCGGTCCGAGTTCGACGTGACCTACCTGCCTCAGCGCTACGTGCGTTCGGGGAAGATCATCACGGCGGCGGGGGTCTCGGCAGGCCTGGACATGGCCCTGTACCTGGCGTCTCTGATCGCCGGGGAAACCACGGCGAAGGCAATCCAGCTGGCCATCGAATACGACCCGCACCCCCCGTTCAACTCCGGCAAACGCAGCCGACGCCGACCCTGA
- a CDS encoding GlxA family transcriptional regulator, translating to MLIVAYDDAQILDIACPSGALDIANRYGATPPYAIELGTLGRRAARSSAGIVLGAGCGLEAVTGRLDTLIVVGGAGYEDAAADGRLLAQVRRLAERSRRVASVCTGTYVLAAAGLLDHRRVTTHWGYGEQLAARHPAVAVDVGPLYIRDGNVYTSAGVTSALDLTLSLIEDDHGPTLARAVARELVSYLHRPADQAQISMFLAAPPPGDRLVRDLAGYIAGHLAEDLTPGVLAARAGVSPRHLTRLFTAHLGTTPTRAVRAARTEAAAHLVRSSGLPLAAIARRCGFGSAQTLRQAFLDHYGVGGDRIRRMPDMPRAHVPSAQKTPVP from the coding sequence ATCCTCATCGTGGCTTACGACGACGCGCAGATACTTGACATCGCCTGCCCCAGCGGCGCACTGGACATCGCCAACCGGTACGGCGCCACCCCGCCCTACGCCATCGAGCTCGGCACCCTCGGCCGCCGTGCCGCCCGCAGTTCGGCCGGGATCGTGCTCGGGGCGGGGTGCGGGCTTGAGGCGGTGACCGGACGGCTGGATACGTTGATCGTCGTCGGCGGAGCCGGGTACGAAGACGCGGCGGCGGACGGGCGGCTGCTGGCCCAGGTCCGGCGGCTGGCCGAGCGCAGTCGACGCGTCGCCTCCGTCTGTACCGGCACCTACGTGCTCGCCGCCGCCGGGCTGCTGGACCATCGGCGGGTGACTACACACTGGGGTTACGGCGAGCAACTGGCCGCTCGCCACCCCGCGGTGGCCGTTGACGTAGGGCCGCTCTACATCCGCGACGGCAACGTCTACACCTCCGCCGGGGTCACCAGCGCACTCGACCTGACGCTGTCTCTGATCGAGGACGACCACGGCCCGACGCTCGCCCGCGCCGTCGCACGCGAACTGGTCTCCTACCTGCACCGGCCCGCCGATCAGGCCCAGATCAGCATGTTCCTGGCCGCCCCACCGCCGGGGGACCGGCTCGTACGGGACCTCGCCGGCTACATCGCGGGCCACCTGGCCGAGGACCTGACGCCCGGCGTGCTGGCGGCCCGGGCGGGAGTGAGCCCCCGGCACCTGACCCGCCTGTTCACCGCGCATCTCGGCACGACCCCGACACGGGCGGTGCGGGCGGCCCGTACGGAGGCGGCAGCTCATCTGGTGCGGTCCAGCGGGCTGCCGCTGGCCGCGATCGCGCGTCGTTGCGGGTTCGGGTCGGCGCAGACGCTGCGGCAGGCATTCCTGGATCACTATGGGGTCGGCGGGGACAGGATTCGCAGGATGCCGGACATGCCACGAGCGCACGTACCGTCGGCACAGAAGACTCCCGTGCCATGA